From the Lolium rigidum isolate FL_2022 chromosome 2, APGP_CSIRO_Lrig_0.1, whole genome shotgun sequence genome, one window contains:
- the LOC124688624 gene encoding transcription termination factor MTERF4, chloroplastic-like, translating to MLPLARAALRRLGPAASSAAAADGTLPVRLLLLAPLSSKSSAAAPPEYQMPSVTWGVIQGRKERLVSRVLALDFLRSAGVSDPAGELEAVELPSSLDVLQERLDFLLRLGLSTDDLSAYPFLLACSLRKNIIPVLSYLEKLGVTRARLAAFVRAYPACLHASVAVDLAPIVKALRGLDVDREDIPRVLERYPDVLGLKPDGTISTSVAYLVGIVGVAPRDIGPMVTHYPFFLSMRVGTTIKPLCDYITSLGLPIRILARIIEKRPYILGYDLEETVKPNVEALLSFGIRKEVLPLVIAHYPSILGLPLKVKLAAQQYFFNLKLKIDPDGFARAVEKLPQLVSLHQNVILKPVEFLRGRGITDEDVGRMLVRCPQILLLRNELMKNSFYFFKSELKRPISELLEFPEYFTYSLESRIKPRYMRVASKGIRCSLDWFLNCSDQRFEERMRGDFIEGDAPGPSFTMGGKLQMPGSQLVSDDDNDDSDDEVLYRRTVML from the coding sequence atgCTCCCCCTTGCCCGAGCGGCCCTCCGCAGACTCGGCCCAGCAGCTTCGTCCGCGGCGGCTGCCGATGGGACCCTGCCcgtgcgcctcctcctcctcgcgccgctctCCTCCAAGTCGTCGGCGGCCGCGCCGCCGGAGTACCAGATGCCGTCGGTGACGTGGGGAGTAATCCAGGGCCGCAAGGAGCGGCTCGTGTCCCGCGTGCTGGCGCTCGACTTCCTCCGCTCCGCCGgcgtctccgacccggcgggcGAGCTGGAGGCCGTGGAGCTGCCCTCCTCGCTCGACGTGCTGCAGGAgcgcctcgacttcctcctccgcctcggcctctccACCGACGACCTCTCCGCCTACCCGTTCCTCCTCGCCTGCTCCCTCCGCAAGAACATCATCCCGGTCCTCTCCTACCTCGAGAAGCTGGGCGTCACGCGCGCGCGCCTCGCCGCCTTCGTGCGCGCCTACCCGGCCTGCCTGCACGCCTCCGTCGCCGTCGACCTCGCCCCCATCGTCAAGGCGCTCCGCGGCCTCGACGTCGACCGCGAGGACATCCCCCGCGTCCTCGAGCGCTACCCCGACGTCCTCGGCCTCAAGCCCGACGGCACCATCAGCACCTCCGTCGCCTACCTCGTCGGCATCGTCGGGGTCGCGCCGCGGGACATCGGTCCCATGGTAACGCACTACCCGTTCTTCCTCAGCATGCGTGTCGGCACCACCATCAAGCCCTTGTGCGACTACATCACGTCTCTCGGGCTGCCTATACGTATCCTCGCGAGGATCATCGAGAAGCGGCCGTACATTCTTGGCTACGATCTCGAGGAGACCGTCAAACCAAACGTCGAGGCATTACTCAGCTTCGGCATCCGGAAGGAGGTGCTGCCGCTTGTGATCGCGCACTACCCATCTATTCTCGGCTTGCCTCTGAAAGTGAAGCTTGCGGCGCAGCAGTACTTCTTCAACTTGAAGCTCAAAATCGACCCTGATGGGTTTGCCCGAGCTGTCGAGAAGCTGCCGCAGCTGGTGAGCTTGCATCAGAATGTGATACTGAAGCCCGTGGAGTTCCTCCGTGGACGGGGGATTACCGATGAGGATGTTGGGCGGATGCTGGTCCGGTGCCCGCAGATTCTTTTGCTGCGGAACGAGCTCATGAAGAACAGTTTTTACTTCTTCAAGAGTGAGTTGAAGCGCCCGATAAGCGAACTCCTGGAATTCCCAGAGTACTTTACATACAGCTTGGAGTCCAGGATCAAGCCTAGGTACATGAGAGTTGCAAGCAAGGGGATTAGATGTAGCCTGGATTGGTTTCTCAACTGCAGCGATCAGAGGTTTGAGGAAAGGATGCGAGGGGATTTTATTGAAGGGGATGCACCAGGACCTTCATTCACAATGGGCGGGAAGCTTCAGATGCCCGGCAGCCAGTTAGTGTCAGATGATGATAACGATGATAGTGATGACGAGGTGCTATATAGGCGGACAGTCATGCTCTAG